In Paenibacillus sp. FSL M7-0420, a single genomic region encodes these proteins:
- a CDS encoding ABC transporter permease — MGKTAVQLAKSNNTGTSRFKTFFKELSKQKMLMLMSLPFLLWVIIFKYLPLWGWTIAFQKFKPAKDLFDQKWVGWDNFKFLFQEQQFYRVLRNTLVMSSINLVLGFVTAIVLALLLNELRNVFFKRTVQTISYLPYFISWVVAANIVQMALAPEGIINVLLVKAQLIDHPILWLGEGKYFWGILGVTEVWKNVGWNTIIYLAAITSIDPSQYEAAEIDGASRLQRMFYITLPGIKPVIVLILIMNLGHILESGFEAQYLLGNGMNLDYSENLDIFVLKYGMQMNNFGLATAAGMFKTLVSFIFLIAANNIAKRMGESRLY, encoded by the coding sequence GTGGGAAAAACCGCTGTGCAGTTGGCAAAATCGAATAATACCGGTACTTCGCGCTTCAAAACCTTTTTTAAAGAGCTATCTAAACAAAAAATGCTGATGCTGATGTCATTGCCCTTTCTGTTATGGGTGATTATATTCAAATACCTCCCGCTATGGGGATGGACCATTGCTTTTCAGAAATTCAAGCCAGCCAAGGATCTGTTCGACCAGAAGTGGGTCGGCTGGGACAATTTCAAATTCCTGTTCCAGGAACAGCAATTCTATCGCGTCCTTCGTAATACTCTGGTTATGAGCTCCATTAACCTGGTTCTCGGATTTGTTACAGCCATCGTACTGGCCCTGCTGCTGAATGAGCTGCGCAATGTGTTCTTCAAACGCACCGTGCAGACGATCAGTTACCTGCCTTACTTCATTTCCTGGGTCGTAGCGGCCAATATTGTGCAAATGGCACTGGCACCGGAAGGGATCATCAATGTGCTGCTGGTCAAAGCGCAGCTTATTGATCATCCAATTCTGTGGCTGGGCGAAGGCAAGTACTTCTGGGGAATACTCGGGGTTACGGAAGTCTGGAAGAATGTCGGCTGGAATACCATCATCTATCTGGCAGCCATCACCTCCATCGACCCTTCTCAATATGAAGCGGCTGAGATTGACGGGGCATCCCGTCTGCAAAGAATGTTCTATATTACCCTGCCGGGTATCAAGCCGGTTATCGTTCTGATTCTGATCATGAACCTGGGCCATATTCTAGAGTCCGGCTTCGAGGCGCAGTACCTGTTAGGTAACGGGATGAACCTCGACTACTCGGAGAATCTGGATATCTTCGTACTGAAGTACGGGATGCAGATGAACAACTTCGGGCTTGCCACCGCAGCGGGTATGTTCAAGACGCTGGTCAGCTTCATCTTCTTGATCGCAGCCAATAATATCGCCAAGCGTATGGGCGAAAGCAGATTGTACTAG
- a CDS encoding formylglycine-generating enzyme family protein yields MEAWNRATWGQLTNEEKKHRMQEVIKQLPAGFIWLRLERFERYGQSIETGVFRYEDSEYVYVPGDTVTLGRAEAHMYAEMSPVREAVIGPVLVQRHPISAGWYEYAVEELDPEEDRDILEVIEEFRQGPHTSYEYSQYFRLERDGEQIVVFLFDDSESFEEWYESELPEGFTLPTEDEWEYLYSAGARTLFPWGEEIDESIRLRHVSGSAETGNSGPYPLELPNAFGLLFPGDPYKKELVLTPDGITGKGGDGGCNLHGGQGVALGYLPTATAFRDPYEAELDWPDLMDCLVYRRIVRL; encoded by the coding sequence ATGGAAGCATGGAACCGCGCCACATGGGGGCAATTAACGAACGAAGAGAAAAAGCACCGGATGCAGGAGGTGATTAAGCAGTTGCCCGCCGGCTTCATATGGCTGCGCCTCGAAAGGTTCGAACGTTACGGACAGTCCATAGAAACAGGTGTCTTCAGATATGAGGACAGTGAATATGTGTACGTACCGGGCGACACTGTGACCCTGGGCCGGGCGGAGGCACATATGTATGCGGAGATGTCTCCTGTCCGCGAGGCTGTGATCGGACCAGTGCTTGTCCAGCGTCACCCTATTTCCGCAGGCTGGTATGAATATGCGGTTGAGGAGCTGGACCCTGAAGAAGACAGGGATATTCTCGAAGTTATAGAGGAGTTCCGTCAGGGTCCGCACACCAGCTATGAGTACTCCCAGTATTTCCGGCTGGAGCGGGACGGGGAACAGATCGTAGTGTTCCTGTTCGATGACAGCGAATCGTTCGAAGAATGGTACGAGTCGGAGCTGCCGGAGGGCTTCACCCTGCCGACTGAGGATGAATGGGAGTATCTGTACAGCGCAGGGGCAAGGACACTGTTCCCGTGGGGTGAAGAGATTGACGAATCCATACGTCTTAGGCATGTATCCGGTTCTGCTGAGACCGGTAATTCAGGCCCCTACCCGCTTGAGCTGCCGAATGCGTTCGGTCTTCTCTTCCCCGGCGATCCTTACAAAAAGGAGCTGGTTCTCACACCGGACGGCATCACAGGTAAAGGCGGCGACGGCGGCTGCAATCTGCACGGCGGCCAGGGTGTCGCTCTCGGGTATCTCCCAACCGCGACTGCTTTCCGCGATCCTTATGAAGCTGAGCTGGATTGGCCGGATCTGATGGATTGCCTAGTCTACCGGCGTATAGTGAGACTTTAG
- a CDS encoding carbohydrate ABC transporter permease, which translates to MAKSKTNSYRNSSLGDRIFDICNTIFMILLVIVTLYPFLNMFALSFNEANDSVRGDIYIWPREWTLRNFEYVFSESNIFFSTFVSAARTVIGTVVSVFCTAMLAYTVSRPEYKLKKFVSVTFIFTMYFSGGLIPGYLLIKELNMLNSFWVYIIPGIIGVFNMIVIRSFIEALPEGLMESAKIDGAGDFITFSRIVLPLTVPALATVSLFVAVYQWNSWFDVFLYNSSTPSLSTLQYELMKMLSTSNTAMSSSSAADAFANAQGNKATVTPTSIRATMTIVASVPIIIVYPFLQKYFVKGMVVGGVKG; encoded by the coding sequence ATGGCTAAATCCAAAACCAATTCATACCGGAATTCATCGCTTGGTGACCGAATCTTCGATATATGCAATACGATCTTCATGATTCTCTTGGTTATTGTTACCCTCTATCCGTTTCTGAATATGTTTGCTCTATCGTTCAATGAAGCGAATGACTCTGTCCGCGGGGATATTTATATCTGGCCTCGTGAATGGACGCTGCGCAACTTCGAGTATGTATTCAGTGAATCCAACATCTTCTTTTCAACGTTTGTCTCTGCAGCACGGACGGTCATCGGCACTGTGGTCTCCGTATTCTGTACAGCGATGCTGGCCTATACGGTAAGCCGTCCGGAATATAAGCTGAAGAAGTTTGTGTCCGTCACGTTTATTTTCACCATGTACTTCAGCGGTGGTCTGATTCCAGGCTACCTGCTGATCAAAGAGCTGAACATGCTGAACAGCTTCTGGGTCTATATCATTCCGGGCATCATCGGCGTATTCAATATGATCGTCATCCGCTCCTTCATTGAGGCACTGCCTGAGGGACTGATGGAATCGGCCAAAATCGACGGCGCAGGCGACTTCATCACCTTCTCGCGCATTGTGCTTCCGCTGACCGTTCCGGCGCTGGCTACCGTCTCCCTGTTCGTAGCGGTCTATCAGTGGAATTCCTGGTTTGACGTCTTCCTGTACAACTCCTCCACGCCAAGCCTGAGTACGCTGCAATACGAGCTGATGAAGATGCTGTCAACATCCAACACCGCGATGTCCAGCTCCTCGGCAGCCGATGCCTTTGCGAACGCGCAGGGCAACAAAGCGACCGTTACACCGACCTCTATCCGTGCCACGATGACTATCGTAGCGAGTGTGCCGATTATCATCGTCTATCCGTTCCTGCAGAAGTATTTCGTTAAAGGGATGGTTGTCGGCGGGGTCAAAGGCTAA
- a CDS encoding monooxygenase, whose protein sequence is MKYEVILIGGGPVGMMLAGELALAGVKVCVIERLKETTPYSRALTVHPRTLEIIDMRGVKSQLISQGRLLSRGHFAGLETPLDFTVLDSSSNHTLFLPQSETEKVLEEWALSLGAEVWREVEALSVNQDEDGVDVKIAGPHGETTLRSAYVVGTDGARSLVRKHANISYEGTDATFTAILGDAVLSDLAPMSVISRITEQGLVSIMPINDHMYRVLMIDMERRNISKDEPVTLEEFRSSLIRTTGSDLGLNDVKWMSRFGNATRQAGRYRNGRLFLAGDSAHIHFPAGGQGMNVGLQEAMNLGWKLAGAIKGWAPDWLLDSYHAERFPWNTALLRNTEVQTLLLDVTPPITELRSMLAKLIQIPEANYQIAAQVSAMDVHYDPDAEAPPHPLNGKRFKDLSLKLKGGPLINAYPLLHKGTFLLLHFHSNEQNSGQWETYSNLQVVHASLAEADEDWNDVHTALIRPDGHIAWAIPLSVPNPIQSINEGITRWCGDSTV, encoded by the coding sequence ATGAAATATGAAGTCATCCTGATCGGTGGCGGGCCTGTCGGCATGATGCTGGCCGGGGAATTGGCATTAGCCGGTGTAAAGGTCTGCGTCATTGAGCGATTAAAAGAGACAACCCCTTATTCACGTGCGCTTACCGTACATCCTCGAACTCTTGAAATAATAGATATGCGTGGAGTGAAATCACAATTAATCAGTCAAGGCCGCTTACTTTCGAGAGGACATTTCGCCGGATTAGAAACTCCTTTGGATTTCACGGTGTTGGATTCTTCTTCCAATCACACTCTCTTTTTACCGCAGAGTGAGACGGAGAAGGTGTTGGAGGAATGGGCGCTTAGCCTTGGCGCAGAGGTCTGGAGAGAGGTTGAGGCTCTATCTGTAAACCAGGACGAGGATGGGGTTGACGTTAAGATCGCAGGACCTCATGGAGAAACAACGTTAAGATCAGCTTATGTGGTAGGTACGGATGGAGCCAGAAGTTTGGTTCGCAAGCATGCAAATATATCATATGAAGGTACAGATGCGACCTTCACGGCGATTCTGGGGGATGCCGTTCTATCTGATTTGGCTCCTATGAGTGTCATATCCCGGATTACAGAACAAGGATTGGTCAGTATCATGCCGATCAATGATCATATGTATCGGGTCTTGATGATCGATATGGAGAGACGTAACATCTCTAAGGATGAGCCCGTTACATTGGAAGAGTTTCGTTCATCGCTCATCCGTACGACCGGAAGCGACCTGGGATTGAACGATGTGAAATGGATGTCCCGTTTCGGAAATGCGACGCGGCAAGCGGGACGCTATCGGAATGGTCGATTGTTCTTGGCGGGAGATTCGGCGCACATTCATTTTCCCGCTGGTGGACAGGGAATGAACGTCGGCTTACAAGAAGCGATGAACTTAGGTTGGAAGCTTGCAGGAGCAATCAAAGGCTGGGCTCCGGACTGGCTATTGGACAGTTATCATGCCGAGCGCTTTCCATGGAATACGGCCTTGCTCCGGAATACCGAGGTCCAAACCCTGCTTCTGGACGTGACTCCCCCTATCACGGAACTTCGAAGCATGTTAGCTAAACTGATTCAAATACCGGAGGCTAATTATCAAATCGCCGCACAAGTTTCCGCAATGGATGTACATTATGATCCAGACGCCGAAGCGCCTCCCCATCCTTTAAACGGGAAACGTTTCAAGGATCTAAGCTTAAAGCTGAAAGGCGGGCCATTGATTAACGCCTATCCGTTACTACACAAAGGTACTTTTCTTCTGCTGCATTTTCATTCTAATGAACAGAATAGCGGTCAATGGGAAACGTATAGCAACCTTCAAGTTGTACATGCCTCTTTGGCTGAGGCTGACGAGGATTGGAACGACGTCCACACGGCGCTTATTCGTCCGGATGGACATATTGCCTGGGCGATTCCTCTATCCGTTCCAAATCCAATACAAAGCATAAATGAAGGAATCACTCGCTGGTGCGGAGACAGTACCGTGTAG
- a CDS encoding ABC transporter substrate-binding protein, with amino-acid sequence MRTKKWLQTGLAVVMASALLVVGCSNGNSGEKNSASGGENSEVSTEPVTFTYFGFGANKDTMASDTTIGKKLQEQTGVDWKMEYVVGDGSTKSGVMIAGGDYPDVISPVGELAKLLDAGAYIPLNDLIEKYGPNIKRVYGDYMNKIKDEEGNIYILPFTANVNGYLSPPDPSSTFWMQRRVLKEFGYPEVKTLDQYFDLIEKYQAKYPKVDGKDTIGFATFAGTAGEFFTITNQPMHLAGYPNEGGVLVDMESHEAKLYQGTEDEKRWLAKLNEMNGKGLVDPETFTANKDQYLAKLTSGRVLGYVNYSWQINDATNNLRSAGNDDLRYVALPIVFDEGIKDAYVDPPSFVNNRGLGISVSAKDPVRIIKYFDNLLTDENQKLVEWGIEGETYTKNAEGRMVMSEEQLTNRNDNDFKRKFGFAYFDYEWPRYGDNSVYDDGNAHVPFNQPEVAAINYTDGDKTLLEKYNLKTFSDFYAEPVERPWYPAWSIEKEPGSPEQLFSQRAGDLQQKYYPRMVLAAPGQFEKVWSEYLAEYNKLDAKGYEEFMTNKIKDRIDGKW; translated from the coding sequence ATGCGTACAAAGAAATGGTTGCAAACCGGACTGGCTGTTGTTATGGCGTCCGCACTCCTCGTAGTTGGCTGCTCCAACGGCAACTCAGGGGAAAAGAACAGCGCGTCCGGCGGAGAAAACAGCGAAGTCAGCACAGAACCGGTAACATTCACTTACTTCGGCTTCGGGGCCAACAAGGATACCATGGCCAGTGATACCACCATCGGTAAGAAGCTTCAGGAACAGACAGGTGTAGACTGGAAAATGGAATACGTAGTTGGCGATGGAAGCACCAAGTCCGGTGTTATGATTGCCGGCGGCGACTATCCTGATGTCATCTCTCCAGTCGGCGAGCTGGCCAAGCTGCTTGATGCCGGTGCATACATTCCGCTTAATGATCTGATTGAGAAATATGGCCCTAACATCAAGCGTGTCTATGGCGACTACATGAACAAGATCAAGGATGAAGAAGGCAATATCTATATCCTTCCCTTCACTGCAAATGTAAACGGATACTTATCGCCGCCAGATCCAAGCAGCACCTTCTGGATGCAGAGACGCGTCCTTAAGGAATTCGGTTACCCGGAAGTGAAGACGCTTGACCAGTACTTTGACTTGATTGAGAAATACCAAGCTAAGTACCCTAAGGTGGATGGTAAAGACACCATCGGCTTCGCTACTTTCGCCGGTACAGCCGGTGAATTCTTCACCATCACCAACCAGCCCATGCATCTGGCCGGTTATCCGAATGAAGGCGGCGTCCTGGTGGACATGGAGTCTCATGAAGCCAAGCTGTATCAGGGAACCGAAGATGAGAAGCGCTGGCTGGCTAAATTGAACGAAATGAACGGCAAGGGTCTGGTTGACCCTGAGACGTTCACAGCGAACAAAGACCAGTATCTGGCGAAGCTGACCTCCGGCCGTGTACTCGGATATGTCAACTATTCCTGGCAGATTAACGACGCCACGAACAATCTGAGATCCGCCGGTAATGACGATCTGCGTTACGTTGCCCTTCCGATCGTATTTGACGAAGGCATTAAAGATGCTTATGTTGATCCTCCGTCCTTCGTGAACAACCGCGGGCTGGGTATCTCTGTCAGCGCAAAAGATCCGGTCCGTATCATCAAGTATTTTGACAACCTGCTGACCGATGAGAACCAGAAGCTTGTCGAGTGGGGCATTGAAGGCGAAACTTACACGAAGAACGCTGAAGGCCGTATGGTGATGAGCGAAGAACAGCTGACAAACCGCAACGACAATGATTTCAAACGTAAATTCGGCTTCGCATATTTCGATTATGAATGGCCGCGTTATGGCGACAATTCCGTGTATGATGACGGCAACGCCCACGTTCCGTTCAACCAGCCGGAAGTTGCAGCGATCAACTATACAGATGGCGACAAAACACTGCTGGAGAAATACAACCTGAAGACCTTCTCCGACTTCTATGCCGAGCCGGTAGAGCGTCCATGGTATCCTGCCTGGAGTATTGAGAAAGAACCTGGCTCCCCTGAGCAGCTCTTCAGCCAGAGAGCCGGCGATTTGCAGCAGAAGTACTATCCTCGTATGGTGCTTGCTGCCCCTGGCCAATTTGAAAAGGTCTGGAGTGAATACCTGGCCGAATACAACAAGCTCGATGCTAAGGGCTACGAAGAATTCATGACTAACAAGATCAAGGACCGCATCGACGGCAAATGGTAA
- a CDS encoding response regulator, with the protein MLIVDDEVFVRKGLIRILSECSPQFEICGEAENGEQALTLIEQLNPELVICDIRMPVLDGLGLIKKVKTDLVQEPIFIILSGYADFSYAQQAFRYNVSDYILKPVDEQELTVALGKIAHMLNKKQLLSITREKPLVETVIESLLQTEPDDQVMGRIAYALELPLTSSYTYLIAEMQDQLPAGEVDYLPALKDSLLRYFRQEAQTLLLHVRTNNQYGVIVPGHWLDEPNPSPWGDYRTMLDALEREVGTSIALFVGRKVSHLKQIADSGASAEQCLQYRFAAGFEGIYMADELLELPLYYFDIDEGLHSKLIYEVEANDNKGYSSTVDAIFTMFQERYFAPGAVTNTIRRSMIAIINIIRQLEGDENTLQSVHELLNWPLKYRNLKQLKEIFQQFIAEAAEYIAEKRGGKSEGNIERIKKYIDGHYRENIYLKGIAADFDMNPVYLGQLFRKTYGVYFNEYLLTLRIEEAKRLLRQTKKRMYEIAELVGFQNADYFATQFEKLENMTPTDYRNMMIGQ; encoded by the coding sequence GTGCTGATTGTAGATGATGAAGTTTTTGTGCGGAAGGGCTTGATCCGGATTCTAAGCGAATGCTCGCCGCAATTCGAAATTTGCGGTGAGGCCGAGAACGGGGAGCAAGCGCTTACCCTGATTGAACAATTGAACCCGGAGCTGGTGATATGCGATATCCGTATGCCCGTGCTGGACGGGCTGGGACTGATCAAGAAAGTGAAGACGGACCTTGTGCAGGAGCCGATTTTTATTATTTTGAGCGGATATGCCGACTTCTCTTATGCCCAGCAAGCCTTCCGGTACAATGTGTCCGATTATATCCTCAAGCCGGTTGACGAACAGGAGCTTACAGTAGCCCTAGGCAAAATCGCCCATATGTTGAACAAGAAGCAGCTTCTCTCCATCACCCGTGAAAAGCCTCTGGTCGAGACGGTCATCGAAAGCCTGCTGCAGACAGAACCCGACGACCAGGTCATGGGGCGGATCGCCTACGCGCTGGAGCTTCCTCTCACCTCTTCCTATACGTATCTCATCGCAGAAATGCAGGATCAGCTCCCCGCCGGAGAAGTCGATTACCTGCCTGCACTGAAGGACTCATTGCTGCGTTACTTCCGGCAAGAGGCTCAGACCCTGCTCCTTCATGTACGCACGAATAATCAATACGGGGTGATCGTACCCGGCCACTGGCTTGATGAACCTAATCCATCCCCGTGGGGAGACTACCGCACGATGCTGGATGCACTGGAACGGGAGGTTGGAACAAGCATTGCTTTGTTCGTTGGCCGGAAGGTAAGCCATCTCAAGCAGATTGCAGACTCCGGGGCCAGTGCCGAGCAATGCCTCCAGTACCGTTTTGCCGCCGGCTTCGAGGGCATATATATGGCGGACGAGCTACTGGAGCTTCCCTTATACTATTTCGACATCGATGAAGGATTGCACAGTAAGCTGATTTACGAGGTCGAAGCCAATGACAACAAGGGCTACAGCTCAACTGTGGACGCTATTTTCACCATGTTCCAAGAGCGCTACTTCGCCCCCGGGGCGGTGACGAACACGATCCGGCGCAGCATGATTGCCATCATTAATATTATACGGCAGCTCGAAGGTGACGAGAATACGCTGCAATCGGTGCATGAGCTGCTCAACTGGCCGCTGAAATACCGCAATCTGAAGCAGCTGAAGGAGATATTCCAGCAGTTTATCGCCGAAGCCGCAGAATATATCGCAGAGAAGCGCGGCGGCAAGAGCGAAGGCAATATTGAGCGGATCAAAAAATATATCGACGGGCATTACCGTGAAAATATCTACCTCAAGGGTATTGCCGCTGATTTTGATATGAACCCGGTCTATCTTGGACAGTTATTCCGCAAAACCTACGGTGTGTATTTCAATGAATACCTGCTGACCCTGAGGATTGAGGAGGCCAAACGCCTGCTGCGGCAAACCAAGAAGCGGATGTACGAAATCGCGGAGCTGGTCGGCTTCCAGAATGCGGATTATTTTGCCACCCAGTTTGAAAAGCTTGAGAATATGACGCCGACCGATTATCGCAATATGATGATTGGGCAGTAA
- a CDS encoding sensor histidine kinase — protein MFNFRLNHMKLRSKLIVIYIVCVFIPIILTNVMFYQVTTANIKNQKTADAEQAMNLLQAELRTVIEDAAGISYLYSIDRQLIQHLNTTYASTDRYVESLNAISNLFNRTDKENKVLSSSVIMTDNPTVLASAHIIKLEDSMRQQDWYKQISQFSNTHPHLYVTPDSISVIQRLTDRRLETYEHVLKIDLNMNYIRQILDLSSFSGDFYILDPSGQARFGRLSSGQPSGLITAAHTLTPTEIPKPKQAIVIDKTYQNNRYLSGWSIYGVLDETLILSDVRQSGQFILWFAGINFLVPTIVIMIMSRSIHTRIKNILRHMKSVKDKNFGLIPYHLERDEIGELTVEFNRMSKRIENLINDVYVAEIQKKELELRQRQAQLHALHSQINPHFLFNALETIRMRSMMKGETQTARTIQNMAKIFRKSIMWKSSFVTIREELELIESFLEIQKYRFDNKLEYHIEVDQSLLDIEIPKMAFLPYVENASIHGIENIAGIGYINIQIAQENGQIVFVIADNGVGMDQAKISELMHYLEDASAMGDSIGMKNVITRLRITYGDSFTFSITSEPGAGTRILLRLPLENK, from the coding sequence GTGTTCAACTTCCGTCTGAATCATATGAAGCTTAGAAGCAAGCTGATTGTCATCTACATTGTATGCGTGTTCATCCCGATCATCCTGACCAATGTAATGTTCTATCAGGTGACCACCGCCAATATCAAGAATCAGAAGACCGCGGATGCCGAGCAGGCGATGAATCTGCTGCAGGCTGAGCTGCGGACCGTGATTGAGGATGCAGCAGGCATATCCTACCTCTACTCTATTGACCGGCAGCTGATCCAGCATCTGAATACCACCTATGCTTCAACGGACCGCTATGTGGAGTCGCTGAATGCCATATCGAATCTGTTCAACCGGACCGACAAAGAGAACAAGGTGCTGAGCTCCTCGGTGATTATGACCGACAACCCAACCGTTCTGGCCTCAGCCCATATCATTAAGCTGGAGGACAGTATGCGCCAGCAGGACTGGTATAAGCAAATTAGCCAATTCAGTAACACCCACCCTCATCTCTATGTAACGCCCGACAGCATCAGCGTGATCCAGCGCCTTACCGACCGCAGGCTGGAGACCTACGAGCATGTGCTCAAAATCGACCTGAACATGAACTATATCCGGCAGATTCTGGATTTATCCAGCTTCAGCGGTGATTTCTATATTCTCGACCCGTCGGGCCAGGCCCGCTTCGGCCGTCTCTCCAGCGGTCAGCCCAGCGGGCTGATTACTGCGGCGCACACCCTGACCCCAACTGAGATTCCCAAGCCTAAGCAGGCCATTGTAATCGACAAAACTTACCAGAATAACCGCTATCTAAGCGGCTGGTCGATTTACGGCGTCCTGGATGAGACCCTTATTTTGTCTGACGTCAGACAATCCGGGCAATTTATCCTCTGGTTTGCCGGTATTAACTTCCTGGTTCCTACCATCGTAATTATGATCATGTCGCGTTCTATTCACACGCGTATTAAGAACATTCTGAGGCATATGAAGTCTGTAAAAGACAAAAACTTCGGACTTATCCCCTACCACCTGGAGCGGGATGAGATTGGCGAGCTTACCGTCGAGTTCAACCGGATGAGTAAACGCATTGAAAACCTGATCAATGATGTATATGTTGCAGAAATACAGAAGAAGGAGCTGGAGCTGCGGCAACGGCAGGCTCAGCTGCATGCACTGCACAGCCAGATCAACCCTCACTTCCTGTTCAATGCGCTGGAGACGATCCGGATGCGCAGTATGATGAAGGGCGAGACTCAGACGGCCCGGACGATTCAGAACATGGCGAAGATTTTCCGCAAATCTATCATGTGGAAGAGCAGCTTCGTTACGATCCGCGAGGAGCTTGAATTAATCGAGAGCTTCCTGGAGATTCAGAAATACCGCTTCGACAACAAGCTTGAATATCACATCGAGGTGGACCAGTCACTGCTCGACATTGAAATTCCGAAGATGGCCTTCCTTCCGTATGTGGAGAACGCCAGTATTCACGGGATTGAGAATATAGCCGGCATCGGGTATATCAACATTCAGATCGCCCAGGAGAACGGGCAGATTGTCTTCGTCATTGCAGATAACGGCGTAGGCATGGACCAGGCAAAAATCAGTGAGCTTATGCATTACCTGGAGGATGCGTCCGCCATGGGTGATTCGATCGGGATGAAGAATGTAATCACCAGACTGAGAATCACCTACGGGGATTCGTTCACCTTCTCCATCACGAGCGAGCCCGGAGCAGGAACCCGCATTTTGCTGCGTCTGCCCCTGGAGAATAAATAA
- a CDS encoding RidA family protein, with amino-acid sequence MSTFQEEIYKYGNGAYLPMEIANPKTLNDKVTSVISHVVVTTASKWAFISGQVAVDETGSLVGSGDYYAQAIQVFTNLKYALEAVRADPLYIVKMNIFVVNHNPELISIIFEAGFHVFGPNWPKTASTYIGVQALADPEWLIEIDAIVIFP; translated from the coding sequence TTGTCCACTTTTCAAGAGGAAATTTATAAATATGGAAATGGAGCGTACCTGCCTATGGAAATCGCAAATCCGAAGACCTTGAATGATAAGGTTACATCTGTAATTTCTCATGTCGTGGTAACTACTGCTTCCAAATGGGCCTTCATCTCAGGTCAGGTTGCTGTAGATGAAACAGGATCATTGGTCGGTTCAGGGGACTATTATGCGCAAGCGATTCAAGTGTTCACCAACCTTAAGTATGCATTGGAAGCCGTGCGAGCGGATCCCTTGTACATTGTAAAAATGAATATTTTTGTTGTAAACCACAACCCGGAATTGATTTCGATTATTTTTGAGGCAGGATTTCATGTGTTTGGCCCTAACTGGCCGAAGACAGCAAGTACCTATATAGGCGTTCAAGCACTAGCCGATCCTGAATGGCTTATCGAAATAGACGCTATCGTGATCTTCCCATAA